The proteins below are encoded in one region of Lactuca sativa cultivar Salinas chromosome 3, Lsat_Salinas_v11, whole genome shotgun sequence:
- the LOC111892804 gene encoding golgin candidate 4 — protein MWSTNLANLKENLNKIALDVHDDDDEDDADDYEKLSEIPNSRNSSFSDRRVSLNHGRNFSPIANGLDSTSNSEIEQYKAEIKRLQESEAQIKALSVNYAALLKEREDRISRLNDENSWLKKNIDASRSESLKSSANSPKGSKKNRSFGKKVVQNGVILKEDASGNGVSHSNKNGNSSSEGNEKELSDLLEEKNKSLARLQLTHDQKIKGLQEELDKERGKLASLHFRFQEEQKLNRSFQDEQNSLKADKENMLTEMNKIRDELSRKVSEIRHLQMELNKKENSEANDATERLKRTVATLEQENIDLKMEKKELKVALEVANKSAALNSNGVHEVSGSFPGKEEMESSLQKLEKDLKETSNERDKALQQLNRLKQHLLEKESEDSEKMDEDSKIIEGLRENNENLRAQIRQLERSLNQAEEVKMINSNELLKSREIMNDLHKKIDAKNIELLNLQTALGQYYAEIEAKEHLERELASAREESAKLSERLKEAYQQVETTKQEKEEIMEKLSHAERVLAEGKGRVNKLEEDNSKLRRALEQSMTRLNRMSMDSDFSVDRRIVIKLLVTYFQRNHSKEVLDLMVRMLGFSEDEKQRIGVAQQGAAGKSVVRGVFGLPGRLVGGMLSGASSDTSANMAAADNQSFADMWVDFLLKEGEEREKRESSSSSSQNNVDGIGISSSNPIPANHTSRNSEFSTVPLASPDNNPSRFSRQIPRY, from the exons ATGTGGAGCACGAATCTTGCGAATTTGAAAGAAAACCTAAATAAAATCGCCTTGGATGTTCACGATGATGACGATGAGGATGACGCCGATGATTATGAGAAGCTATCGGAGATCCCTAATTCTAGAAACTCTTCGTTTTCTGATCGGAGAGTTTCTCTCAATCATGGTCGTAACTTTTCCCCCATCGCCAATGGTCTAGATTCGACTTCTAATTCAGAG ATTGAACAATACAAAGCAGAGATCAAGCGGCTTCAGGAATCTGAGGCACAGATCAAGGCATTATCAGTTAATTATGCAGCTTTACTGAAAGAAAGAGAG GATCGTATTTCTAGATTGAATGATGAAAACAGTTGGTTGAAGAAAAACATCGATGCATCTAGAAGCGAGAGTTTGAAGTCTTCAGCAAATAGCCCGAAAGGGTCAAAG AAGAACCGCTCTTTTGGAAAGAAGGTGGTGCAAAATGGTGTGATATTAAAAGAAGATGCATCAGGAAATGGAGTTTCACACTCAAATAAGAATGGGAATTCAAGCAGTGAAGGCAATGAAAAG GAGCTATCTGATTTGCTGGAGGAGAAAAACAAATCTCTTGCAAGACTTCAATTAACACATGACCAAAAAATAAAAGGATTACAAGAGGAACTTGATAAAGAACGTGGAAAGCTGGCAAGTTTGCATTTCAGATTCCAAG AGGAACAGAAGTTGAACAGATCTTTCCAGGATGAACAGAATAGCTTAAAGGCGGATAAAGAAAAT ATGCTCACAGAGATGAATAAAATAAGAGATGAGCTGAGCAGAAAAGTATCTGAAATAAGACATTTGCAGATGGAATTAAACAAAAAGGAAAACTCAGAAGCAAATGATGCTACTGAGCGTCTTAAAAGAACAGTGGCAACCCTTGAACAAGAGAACATTGATCTCAAG ATGGAGAAAAAGGAACTCAAGGTTGCTTTGGAAGTTGCTAATAAATCTGCAGCTTTAAATTCAAATGGTGTACATGAG GTATCAGGAAGTTTTCCTGGCAAAGAAGAAATGGAGTCCTCTTTGCAGAAGCTGGAAAAAGATCTGAAAGAAACATCAAATGAAAGGGACAAAGCATTACAACAACTAAATCGGCTTAAACAGCATTTACTGGAAAag GAGTCTGAAGATTCAGAAAAAATGGATGAAGACAGCAAGATAATCGAAGGGCTACGAGAAAACAATGAAAATTTAAGAGCTCAAATAAGACAATTGGAGAGATCTTTGAATCAGGCGGAAGAGGTTAAGATGATAAATAGCAATGAACTTTTGAAGTCCAGGGAAAtcatgaatgatttacataaaaaAATAGATGCGAAAAATATCGAACTGTTAAATCTCCAAACTGCCCTTGGTCAGTATTATGCTGAAATAGAAGCTAAG GAACATTTGGAAAGGGAATTGGCTTCTGCAAGAGAAGAGTCTGCTAAACTTTCTGAGCGTTTAAAG GAGGCATATCAACAAGTGGAGACAACAAAGCAGGAAAAGGAGGAAATAATGGAAAAACTTTCACATGCTGAAAGAGTCTTAGCAGAAGGAAAAGGGAGAGTGAATAAATTAGAAGAAGATAACAGCAAACTACGACGTGCTCTTGAACAAAGCATGACAAGACTTAACAGAATGTCAATGGACTCTGATTTTTCTGTTGACag GCGGATTGTGATCAAATTGTTGGTGACTTACTTTCAGAGGAACCATAGTAAAGAG GTTCTGGATCTTATGGTACGCATGCTAGGATTCTCTGAGGATGAGAAACAGAGGATCGGGGTCGCTCAGCAAGGAGCAGCAGGCAAAAGTGTTGTCCGTGGTGTTTTTGGTCTGCCAGGTCGTCTAGTTGGTGGCATGTTAAGTGGGGCCTCATCCGATACTTCTGCCAACATGGCAGCAGCAGATAATCAG TCGTTTGCGGATATGTGGGTTGATTTTCTATTAAAAGAAGGTGAAGAAAGGGAAAAGAGAGAATCCTCATCATCCTCCTCTCAAAACAATGTTGATGGAATTGGAATTAGTAGTAGTAATCCAATTCCCGCAAACCACACTTCACGTAATTCCGAGTTTTCGACAGTTCCTCTTGCATCACCAGACAACAATCCAAGTAGATTCTCAAGACAAATTCCAAGATACTAA